The proteins below come from a single Bombus pyrosoma isolate SC7728 linkage group LG10, ASM1482585v1, whole genome shotgun sequence genomic window:
- the LOC122571489 gene encoding 60S ribosomal protein L8 isoform X2, with protein sequence MTLVVERHWLLFISEIRTSSKPVKNYLLLPRECILDNFCIVGKKANLQIGNVMPVGQMPEGTIICNLEEKTGDRGRLARASGNYATVIAHNPDTKKTRVKLPSGAKKVIPSNNRAMVGIVAGGGRIDKPILKAGRAYHKYKAKRNCWPKVRGVAMNPVEHPHGGGNHQHIGKASTVKRGTSAGRKIGLIAARRTGRIRGGKTDTKKDD encoded by the exons ATGACCCTGGTCGTGGAGCGCCATTGGCTGTTGTTCATTTCAGAGATCCGTACAAGTTCAAAACCcgtaaagaattatttattgctcCCGAGGGAATGTATACTGgacaatttttgtattgtGGGAAAAAA AGCAAACCTCCAAATTGGAAATGTGATGCCTGTTGGTCAAATGCCTGAAGGTACCATTATCTGTAATTTGGAGGAAAAAACTGGCGACAGAGGTCGATTGGCAAGGGCTTCAGGAAATTATGCTACAGTCATAGCTCATAATCCCGACACAAAGAAAACCAGGGTGAAATTACCATCTGGCGCTAAAAAGGTTATACCATCCAACAATAGAGCAATGGTTGGTATTGTTGCTGGTGGTGGACGTATTGATAAACCAATTCTTAAAGCTGGTCGAGCGTATCATAAATACAAGGCGAAGAGAAATTGCTGGCCTAAG GTTCGTGGTGTTGCTATGAACCCAGTTGAGCATCCTCATGGTGGTGGTAACCATCAACATATTGGTAAAGCATCCACAGTTAAACGTGGAACTAGCGCCGGTCGTAAGATCGGTCTTATCGCTGCTCGTCGTACAGGAAGAATTCGTGGTGGAAAGACCGATACTAAGAAAGACGATTAG
- the LOC122572084 gene encoding proline-, glutamic acid- and leucine-rich protein 1-like — protein sequence MATIIELINSFDHESKEYEEFLQHLICFNGDIPFDVEEVERVQNVIVSTVNTYLNQSQSRCKGLLILDTILPQCSKDIFLKYCILWMSKATQVLDSIHSTPQELSISCKVLGHLIIRSKDIPEIQKQVSMQNVKQLINVISNLSTEKKCGPVYYLIAVLLHRYPEVCERFQVTIKKIILLHVDSTQENLVCASAKCYALLAKATERSFKPPPSKPNYTGWVYNQALICNSLHVIMDELFSNLTELENVNVWDKLELPSVSEENIIQFYFTQKQRFSNLCSYLSFMLRGVDEKNSVLPHEILKVLCRGLAIQPSNIKNQNSVKEQILYLILPKLHIALFNVLDSLINGFKEQLVSYGSTILELLLQTLQWTENALENQITISRNKPFRNVRISVYKCLNSWLMNTNTLSGIETVADEYLSSILKDIVPEKDRVLLTIQKTQNLSKRALKRLRDSQYEKGIHLSNGIASNKEHYLDTDVCKVALDILQNIFFNSGTLLKQTFFKTVQNVVIPLLYDCYLSTTEQKFYKEHTHCRLLLFRVLRALQMNPHSLTPLPTQYSLEIFEMALNDNNLHIIQEAKVALAELEKIMHPHAPPIQLTQVETIQKEFVTDEQIVQGHSTMENVLSPFIETIADEGVEPSPNKKLKATNSHHNEIVEPGTENTTEDKLHITRTNKDIVKEQDNTMKEQITVTMQNKDIVESEQAAQISDESVNETASMIVLTSDTEIPKSMSSLNVIKETDGICIENTNTTGDIKRSSENISRMSEVNKEHFAQEKEEEEILQLFQDVPKNDS from the exons atggcaacaataattgaattaattaattcttttgaTCATGAGTCAAAAGAGTATGAAGAATTCTTGCAACACTTGATATGTTTTAACGGAGATATACCATTTGATGTAGAGGag GTTGAAAGAGTACAGAATGTCATTGTATCGACTGTAAATACCTATTTAAATCAATCACAATCTCGATGTAAAGGTTTATTAATTTTGGACACGATCTTACCACAATGctcgaaagatatttttttaaaatattgcataCTATGGATGTCAAAAGCTACCCAAGTATTAGATAGTATCCATAGTACGCCGCAAGAGTTATCCATTTCTTGTAAAGTTCTTGGACATCTGATTATCAGATCGAAAGATATTCCTGAGATACAGAAACAAGTATCTATGCAAAATGTAAAGCAGCTTATCAATGTAATTAGTAACTTGAGTACAGAAAAGAAATGTGGTCCAGTATATTATTTGATTGCAGTATTATTACATCGATATCCAGAAGTTTGTGAACGTTTTCAG gtgactataaaaaaaattatactacTACATGTTGATTCTACGCAAGAAAATCTGGTTTGTGCCAGTGCAAAATGCTATGCCCTTCTGGCAAAAGCAACAGAGCGTTCGTTTAAACCTCCACCTTCGAAACCAAATTATACTGGATGGGTGTATAACCAAGCACTTATTTGCAATAGCTTACATGTAATAATggatgaattattttcaaacttgaCAGAATTAGAAAATGTGAACGTATGGGATAAATTAGAATTACCTAGTGTATCTGAAGAGAATATCAttcaattctattttacaCAGAAACAACGATTTTCGAACTTGTGttcttatttatcatttatgttGCG TGGAGTCGATGAAAAAAATTCAGTCTTACCACACGAGATCTTGAAGGTTTTATGTAGAGGATTGGCGATACAGCCGTCaaacataaaaaatcaaaattctgTTAAAGAACagattttatatcttattttaccAAAACTACATATTGCTTTATTCAATGTTTTGGATTCACTAATAAATGg attTAAAGAACAGTTAGTATCGTATGGATCGACGATATTGGAACTGCTTCTTCAAACATTGCAATGGACAGAGAATGCTTTGGAAAACCAAATAACGATTAGTAGAAACAAACCATTTAGAAACGTAAGGATATCTGTTTATAAATGTCTGAACTCTTGGTTAATGAATACTAATACATTATCTGGTATAGAGACAGTTGCGGATGAATATCTTTCCtctatattaaaagatattgtacCAGAAAAAGATCGTGTTTTATTGACT ATTCaaaaaacacaaaatttatcaaaaagaGCATTGAAGCGTCTCCGAGATAGTCAATATGAGAAGGGTATACATTTGAGTAATGGAATTGCTTCTAATAAAGAGCATTATCTAGATACGGATGTATGTAAAGTGGCTCTAgatatattgcaaaatatatttttcaatagtGGAACTCttttaaaacaaacatttttcaag actGTACAAAATGTTGTAATACCTTTGCTGTATGACTGTTATTTGAGTACAActgaacaaaaattttataaagaacaTACTCACTGTCGTTTGTTACTATTTAGAGTTTTGAGGGCTCTGCAAATGAATCCACATTCCTTAACACCTTTACCTACGCAATACTCCCTAGAGATATTTGAAATGGCCttgaatgataataatttacatattattcaaGAAGCCAAAGTGGCATTGGCTGAGCTTGAGAAAATCATGCATCCTCATGCTCCGCCTATTCAACTAACTCAAGTAGA gACAATACAAAAGGAATTTGTTACTGATGAACAAATTGTACAAGGACATAGCACAATGGAAAACGTACTTTCACCTTTTATTGAAACTATTGCAGACGAAGGTGTAGAACCATcaccaaataaaaaattaaaggcTACAAATTCACATCATAATGAAATTGTTGAACCTGGGACAGAAAATACTACTGAAGATAAACTGCATATTACACGAACGAACAAAGATATTGTAAAAGAACAAGATAACACGATGAAAGAACAAATAACAGTCACAATGCAGAATAAAGATATTGTAGAAAGTGAACAAGCTGCACAAATTTCTGACGAATCGGTAAATGAAACTGCTTCAATGATAGTCTTGACTAGTGATACAGAAATACCGAAATCAATGTCATCGTTGAACGTTATTAAAGAAACTGACGGTATTTGTATTGAAAATACGAATACAACAGGAGATATTAAGCGTAGCtcggaaaatatttctagaatgTCTGAAGTAAATAAAGAGCATTTTGCacaagaaaaagaggaagaagaaatactGCAATTGTTCCAGGATGTACCGAAGAATGACAGTTAA
- the LOC122571489 gene encoding 60S ribosomal protein L8 isoform X1 has protein sequence MGRVIRAQRKGAGSVFRSHTKRRKGAPKLRSLDFSERHGYIKGVVKDIIHDPGRGAPLAVVHFRDPYKFKTRKELFIAPEGMYTGQFLYCGKKANLQIGNVMPVGQMPEGTIICNLEEKTGDRGRLARASGNYATVIAHNPDTKKTRVKLPSGAKKVIPSNNRAMVGIVAGGGRIDKPILKAGRAYHKYKAKRNCWPKVRGVAMNPVEHPHGGGNHQHIGKASTVKRGTSAGRKIGLIAARRTGRIRGGKTDTKKDD, from the exons ATGGGTCGAGTGATTCGCGCTCAGCGTAAAGGAGCTGGATCTGTTTTCAGATCCCATacaaaaaggagaaagggAGCACCAAAACTTCGCTCCTTGGATTTCTCCGAGAGACATGGTTACATCAAAGGTGTTGTGAAg GATATCATTCATGACCCTGGTCGTGGAGCGCCATTGGCTGTTGTTCATTTCAGAGATCCGTACAAGTTCAAAACCcgtaaagaattatttattgctcCCGAGGGAATGTATACTGgacaatttttgtattgtGGGAAAAAAG CAAACCTCCAAATTGGAAATGTGATGCCTGTTGGTCAAATGCCTGAAGGTACCATTATCTGTAATTTGGAGGAAAAAACTGGCGACAGAGGTCGATTGGCAAGGGCTTCAGGAAATTATGCTACAGTCATAGCTCATAATCCCGACACAAAGAAAACCAGGGTGAAATTACCATCTGGCGCTAAAAAGGTTATACCATCCAACAATAGAGCAATGGTTGGTATTGTTGCTGGTGGTGGACGTATTGATAAACCAATTCTTAAAGCTGGTCGAGCGTATCATAAATACAAGGCGAAGAGAAATTGCTGGCCTAAG GTTCGTGGTGTTGCTATGAACCCAGTTGAGCATCCTCATGGTGGTGGTAACCATCAACATATTGGTAAAGCATCCACAGTTAAACGTGGAACTAGCGCCGGTCGTAAGATCGGTCTTATCGCTGCTCGTCGTACAGGAAGAATTCGTGGTGGAAAGACCGATACTAAGAAAGACGATTAG